One genomic region from Knoellia sp. p5-6-4 encodes:
- a CDS encoding MFS transporter, translating into MRRATTSGARRARAWTTWGGAGESGLSKAIELHFVNLAGDAAVTVSLAGTVFAMPTGQARGEVARFLLLTLAPFVLLAPFVGPLLDRFRHGRRWAIGTTLAARAFLCWVLADAVVDDSAWLFPAALGCLVASKAYSITRASAVPRLLPPHYTLVQANSRNAFAGVLGMAVGGGLAGAVARIGPQWSLRMAFAIYVVGTVLAIRLPARVDSSAGERDLDDTVPMPVGGGAAGDRTVWQRLRAQVGARPATLRAALVASVGTRMLVGFLTLFLTFLMREHPLPGVPETLVLGLVLGAAGLGNAAATLLGRFLSTRRPEAIVSAALIADLALAVLTAAFYSLWTLVALGLVTGLGVQLARLGTDAIVQRDIPDAMRTRAFAWCETALQMAWVVGGAVGIALPLVPELGFGVAAGLLAVCLLVSVRVRVRASRPAQS; encoded by the coding sequence GCGGCGGTGACGGTCTCCCTCGCCGGGACCGTCTTCGCCATGCCGACCGGACAGGCCCGTGGCGAGGTGGCCCGGTTCCTGCTCCTGACCCTGGCGCCCTTCGTGCTGCTCGCGCCGTTCGTGGGGCCGCTGCTAGACCGGTTCCGCCACGGCCGCCGGTGGGCGATCGGCACGACGCTCGCGGCGCGCGCCTTCCTCTGCTGGGTGCTCGCGGACGCCGTCGTCGACGACTCGGCGTGGCTGTTCCCCGCGGCACTCGGCTGCCTCGTCGCCTCCAAGGCCTACAGCATCACCCGCGCGTCTGCGGTGCCGCGGCTGCTGCCGCCGCACTACACCTTGGTGCAGGCCAACTCGCGCAACGCCTTCGCCGGTGTCCTGGGCATGGCGGTCGGCGGTGGCCTGGCAGGGGCCGTGGCCAGGATCGGCCCGCAGTGGTCGCTGCGGATGGCCTTCGCCATCTACGTCGTGGGCACCGTGCTGGCCATCCGGCTGCCCGCACGGGTGGACTCCTCGGCCGGCGAGCGGGACCTCGATGACACCGTGCCGATGCCCGTCGGGGGTGGGGCCGCAGGCGACCGCACGGTCTGGCAGCGGCTGCGGGCCCAGGTGGGCGCGCGGCCGGCCACCCTGCGTGCCGCGCTGGTCGCCTCGGTCGGCACGAGGATGCTGGTCGGCTTCCTCACCCTGTTCCTGACCTTCCTCATGCGCGAGCACCCGCTGCCCGGCGTCCCCGAGACCCTGGTCCTGGGCCTGGTGCTCGGCGCCGCCGGACTCGGCAACGCAGCGGCCACCCTGCTCGGTCGCTTCCTCAGCACCCGCCGGCCGGAGGCGATCGTCTCGGCAGCGCTCATCGCCGACCTGGCCCTGGCCGTGCTCACCGCCGCGTTCTACTCGCTGTGGACCCTGGTCGCCCTCGGGCTCGTGACCGGCCTGGGCGTGCAGCTCGCGCGGTTGGGCACCGACGCGATCGTGCAGCGCGACATCCCCGACGCCATGCGCACCCGTGCGTTCGCGTGGTGCGAGACGGCGCTGCAGATGGCGTGGGTCGTGGGCGGTGCCGTCGGCATCGCGCTGCCGCTCGTGCCCGAGCTCGGGTTCGGCGTCGCCGCCGGACTGCTGGCGGTGTGCCTGCTCGTCTCGGTGCGGGTGCGCGTGCGGGCGAGCCGGCCGGCTCAGAGCTGA
- a CDS encoding amino-acid N-acetyltransferase — protein sequence MRRARTADVKAIRAIVAPMAQSRVLIAKEAVTYYEAVQQFRVAEVGGRVVGCGALHVMWEDLAEIRTLAVLPEAKGTGVGSALLDSLVEDARELGVQRLFCLTFEVDFFARHGFEPIEGRAVDPEVYAELLRSYDEGVAEFLDLERVKPNTLGNTRMLRQL from the coding sequence GTGCGCCGCGCACGCACTGCCGACGTCAAGGCGATCCGGGCCATCGTCGCCCCCATGGCGCAGTCCCGGGTGCTCATCGCCAAGGAGGCGGTGACCTACTACGAGGCGGTGCAGCAGTTCCGCGTCGCCGAGGTGGGTGGCCGGGTCGTCGGGTGCGGTGCCCTGCACGTCATGTGGGAGGACCTCGCCGAGATCCGCACCCTGGCGGTGCTCCCGGAGGCCAAGGGCACCGGCGTCGGCTCGGCCCTGCTCGATTCCCTCGTGGAGGATGCCCGCGAGCTCGGCGTGCAGCGGCTGTTCTGCCTCACCTTCGAGGTGGACTTCTTCGCCCGGCACGGCTTCGAGCCCATCGAGGGCCGGGCTGTCGACCCCGAGGTCTACGCCGAGCTCTTGCGCTCCTACGACGAGGGTGTCGCCGAGTTCCTCGACCTCGAGCGGGTCAAGCCCAACACCTTGGGCAACACCCGGATGCTTCGTCAGCTCTGA
- a CDS encoding LCP family protein: MADLHVPRRSLVASLLAAPFLVASCSKDDKPAPRASSTTTTTTTTTTAAPPKPKVTGKGLPADLLAVTQALYLGGKVPALASVGKALGKRKVRAKSIAVAGSTGAWKGTPVAVVTYGKDVTLLVKDKRWTVVGGWWPSLGVARVPMKPMRVLAIGSDARNHQRVEACRADALQLIGVDNQGIGGIVGIPRDSYVPISGGGTDKINAALVLRGVRGQVRTVEQATGLTVDGYVMTGFKGFRAMVKALGGITFVAASSLRSVDNYQIVKAGRNTLNSKTALGLARERKHLPNGDFGRSTNQGLIIKAGIAMAQARGPAHLPKYLTAMGPHLQTDLNAAQVLTLCSAVYVGKKASSIRTGAVPGGVGMRAGQSVVLLGSRARSIFADLRDGRLGA, encoded by the coding sequence GTGGCTGATCTGCATGTCCCCCGCCGTTCCCTCGTGGCGTCCCTCCTCGCCGCTCCGTTCCTCGTCGCCTCGTGCTCCAAGGACGACAAGCCCGCGCCGCGGGCGAGCAGCACCACGACGACGACCACCACGACGACCACCGCCGCCCCGCCGAAGCCGAAGGTGACCGGCAAGGGCCTGCCTGCCGACCTGCTTGCCGTCACCCAGGCGCTCTACCTCGGGGGCAAGGTCCCTGCACTCGCGTCGGTGGGCAAGGCCCTCGGCAAGCGGAAGGTGCGCGCCAAGAGCATCGCGGTGGCCGGGTCGACCGGCGCCTGGAAGGGCACCCCGGTCGCCGTGGTCACCTACGGCAAGGACGTGACGCTCCTCGTCAAGGACAAGCGCTGGACCGTGGTGGGCGGTTGGTGGCCCTCGCTCGGCGTCGCGCGCGTGCCCATGAAGCCCATGCGCGTGCTGGCGATCGGCTCGGACGCGCGCAACCACCAGAGGGTGGAGGCCTGTCGGGCCGACGCCCTCCAGCTCATCGGCGTGGACAACCAGGGGATCGGCGGCATCGTCGGAATCCCCAGGGACTCCTACGTGCCGATCTCCGGCGGGGGCACCGACAAGATCAACGCCGCGCTGGTGCTGCGGGGGGTGAGGGGCCAGGTGCGGACCGTCGAGCAGGCCACCGGCCTCACGGTCGACGGCTACGTGATGACGGGGTTCAAGGGCTTCCGCGCCATGGTCAAGGCCCTCGGGGGGATCACCTTCGTGGCGGCCTCCAGCCTGCGGTCGGTCGACAACTACCAGATCGTCAAGGCGGGCCGGAACACCCTGAACTCCAAGACGGCGCTCGGCCTCGCCCGCGAGCGCAAGCACCTCCCGAACGGGGACTTCGGACGGTCGACCAACCAAGGCCTGATCATCAAGGCCGGCATCGCCATGGCGCAGGCGCGCGGGCCCGCGCACCTGCCCAAGTACCTCACGGCCATGGGTCCCCACCTGCAGACGGACCTGAACGCGGCGCAGGTGCTGACCCTGTGCTCCGCCGTGTACGTCGGGAAGAAGGCGTCCTCGATCCGCACCGGAGCGGTCCCCGGCGGGGTGGGCATGCGGGCCGGGCAGTCGGTCGTGCTGCTCGGCAGCCGCGCGCGGAGCATCTTCGCGGACCTGCGGGACGGACGGCTTGGCGCCTGA
- a CDS encoding DUF305 domain-containing protein has product MRVLPRVVAASVGLAAASAFLSGCTTRSELTTTATAVTSPTAPVLQPGRPGEPNVSLTGTAAAPRPAAPVDPDDVRFLQDMVVHHAQAIVMVDIALEHLTDAQVKALASRIADEQEPEIDYMARLLRERGQEVPPQAENPLFGASSHGSHGSMPGMATPQQLDQLAAARGVEADRMWLRLMTAHHQGALEMVLDQHRSGRDEVVTQLGDEVHVTQLAQINHMQRMLDRLA; this is encoded by the coding sequence GTGAGAGTCCTCCCCCGAGTCGTCGCCGCCTCCGTCGGCCTCGCCGCGGCGTCCGCGTTCCTCTCGGGCTGCACGACCCGCTCCGAGCTGACCACGACCGCGACGGCGGTCACGTCGCCGACGGCGCCGGTCCTCCAGCCGGGGCGGCCGGGCGAGCCGAACGTGTCGCTCACCGGGACCGCCGCTGCTCCCCGTCCCGCTGCGCCGGTCGACCCCGACGACGTGCGGTTCCTCCAGGACATGGTGGTCCACCACGCGCAGGCGATCGTGATGGTCGACATCGCACTGGAGCACCTGACCGACGCCCAGGTGAAGGCGCTCGCCAGCCGCATCGCCGACGAGCAGGAACCCGAGATCGACTACATGGCCCGGCTCCTGCGCGAACGTGGGCAGGAGGTGCCGCCCCAGGCGGAGAACCCCCTGTTCGGGGCGAGCAGCCACGGCAGCCACGGCTCGATGCCGGGCATGGCGACGCCCCAGCAGCTCGACCAGCTCGCCGCCGCCCGGGGGGTCGAGGCCGACCGGATGTGGCTTCGGCTCATGACCGCCCACCACCAGGGAGCGCTCGAGATGGTGCTCGACCAGCACCGCAGTGGCCGCGACGAGGTCGTCACCCAGCTCGGCGACGAGGTCCACGTGACCCAGCTCGCCCAGATCAACCACATGCAGCGGATGCTCGACAGGCTCGCCTAG
- a CDS encoding ATP-dependent Clp protease ATP-binding subunit, translated as MFERFTDRARRVVVLAQEEARMLNHNYIGTEHILLGLIHEGEGVASKALESLGISLESVREQVQEIIGQGQQAPSGHIPFTPRAKKVLELSLREALQLGHNYIGTEHILLGLIREGEGVAAQVLVKLGADLNRVRQQVIQLISGYQGKEGAGAGVGAGVQQEGTPAGSLVLDQFGRNLTQAAREGKLDPVIGREKEIERVMQVLSRRTKNNPVLIGEPGVGKTAVVEGLAQDIVKGEVPETLKDKQLYTLDLGALVAGSRYRGDFEERLKKVLKEIRTRGDIILFIDEIHTLVGAGAAEGAIDAASILKPMLARGELQTIGATTLDEYRKHIEKDSALERRFQPIQVAEPTLSHAIEILKGLRDRYEAHHRVSITDAALVAAANLADRYINDRFLPDKAIDLIDEAGARLRIRRMTAPPDLREFDERIASVRLEKESAIDGQDFEKAARLRDDEKKLLAQKAERESQWKSGDMDVVAEVDEELIAEVLAASTGIPVFKLTEEESSRLLHMEDELHKRIVGMDDAIKALSQAIRRTRAGLKDPRRPGGSFIFAGPTGVGKTELAKTLAEFLFGDEDSLIQLDMSEFSEKHTVSRLFGSPPGYVGYEEGGQLTEKVRRKPFSVVLFDEVEKAHPDIFNSLLQVLEDGRLTDSQGRMVDFKNTVIIMTTNLGTRDIAKGVSLGFSAGPDSRSDYERMKNKVVDELKQHFRPEFLNRVDDTIVFPQLTQAEIVAIVDLEIAKLDKRLKDKDMGLELTMEAKALLAKKGYDPVLGARPLRRTIQREIEDVLSEKILYGELKAGEIVLVGTTGEGKAETFTFTGNPHPGALDLPVVETVGDTSD; from the coding sequence ATGTTTGAACGGTTCACCGACCGTGCCCGCCGCGTGGTGGTGCTCGCGCAGGAAGAGGCGCGCATGCTCAACCACAACTACATCGGCACGGAGCACATCCTGCTCGGCCTCATCCACGAGGGTGAAGGCGTCGCCTCCAAGGCTCTGGAGAGCCTCGGCATCTCGCTGGAGTCGGTCCGCGAGCAGGTCCAGGAGATCATCGGCCAGGGCCAGCAGGCTCCCTCCGGCCACATCCCCTTCACGCCGCGTGCGAAGAAGGTGCTCGAGCTCAGCCTCCGCGAGGCCCTGCAGCTCGGCCACAACTACATCGGCACCGAGCACATCCTGCTCGGCCTGATCCGTGAGGGGGAGGGCGTCGCCGCGCAGGTCCTCGTCAAGCTCGGCGCCGACCTCAACCGGGTGCGCCAGCAGGTGATCCAGCTGATCTCCGGCTACCAGGGCAAGGAGGGCGCCGGAGCCGGTGTCGGCGCCGGCGTGCAGCAGGAGGGCACTCCCGCAGGGTCGCTCGTGCTCGACCAGTTCGGCCGCAACCTCACCCAGGCCGCCCGCGAGGGCAAGCTCGACCCGGTCATCGGGCGCGAGAAGGAGATCGAGCGGGTCATGCAGGTGCTGTCCCGCCGCACCAAGAACAACCCGGTCCTCATCGGTGAGCCCGGCGTCGGCAAGACCGCCGTGGTCGAGGGCCTGGCCCAGGACATCGTCAAGGGCGAGGTGCCCGAGACCCTCAAGGACAAGCAGCTCTACACCCTCGACCTCGGCGCGCTCGTCGCCGGCAGCCGCTACCGCGGTGACTTCGAGGAGCGGCTGAAGAAGGTCCTCAAGGAGATCCGCACCCGCGGCGACATCATCCTGTTCATCGACGAGATCCACACCCTCGTCGGTGCGGGCGCCGCCGAGGGTGCCATCGACGCGGCGAGCATCCTCAAGCCGATGCTGGCCCGCGGCGAGCTGCAGACCATCGGCGCGACCACGCTCGACGAGTACCGCAAGCACATCGAGAAGGACTCGGCCCTCGAGCGCCGGTTCCAGCCGATCCAGGTGGCCGAGCCGACGCTGTCGCACGCCATCGAGATCCTCAAGGGCCTGCGCGACCGCTACGAGGCGCACCACCGCGTCTCCATCACCGACGCGGCACTGGTGGCGGCCGCCAACCTGGCCGACCGCTACATCAACGACCGGTTCCTCCCCGACAAGGCGATCGACCTCATCGACGAGGCCGGCGCGCGACTGCGCATCCGCCGCATGACCGCTCCGCCGGACCTGCGCGAGTTCGACGAGCGCATCGCTTCGGTGCGCCTCGAGAAGGAGTCGGCCATCGACGGCCAGGACTTCGAGAAGGCCGCGCGCCTTCGCGACGACGAGAAGAAGCTGCTGGCCCAGAAGGCCGAGCGCGAGTCGCAGTGGAAGTCCGGCGACATGGACGTCGTGGCCGAGGTCGACGAGGAGCTCATCGCCGAGGTCCTCGCCGCGAGCACCGGCATCCCCGTGTTCAAGCTGACCGAGGAGGAGTCCTCGCGGCTGCTGCACATGGAGGACGAGCTGCACAAGCGCATCGTCGGCATGGACGACGCCATCAAGGCGCTGTCCCAGGCGATCCGCCGCACCCGCGCCGGTCTGAAGGACCCGCGCCGCCCGGGTGGGTCGTTCATCTTCGCCGGCCCCACCGGCGTCGGCAAGACCGAGCTGGCCAAGACGCTCGCCGAGTTCCTCTTCGGCGACGAGGACAGCCTCATCCAGCTCGACATGTCGGAGTTCTCCGAGAAGCACACCGTCTCGCGGCTGTTCGGCTCGCCCCCCGGTTACGTCGGCTACGAGGAGGGCGGCCAGCTCACCGAGAAGGTGCGCCGCAAGCCGTTCTCGGTCGTGCTGTTCGACGAGGTCGAGAAGGCCCACCCGGACATCTTCAACAGCCTGCTGCAGGTGCTCGAGGACGGCCGCCTCACCGACTCCCAGGGTCGGATGGTCGACTTCAAGAACACCGTCATCATCATGACGACCAACCTCGGCACCCGTGACATCGCCAAGGGCGTCTCGCTCGGCTTCTCGGCCGGTCCGGACTCCCGCAGCGACTACGAGCGGATGAAGAACAAGGTCGTCGACGAGCTGAAGCAGCACTTCCGCCCCGAGTTCCTCAACCGGGTCGACGACACGATCGTCTTCCCGCAGCTCACGCAGGCAGAGATCGTGGCCATCGTCGACCTCGAGATCGCCAAGCTCGACAAGCGGCTCAAGGACAAGGACATGGGCCTCGAGCTCACGATGGAGGCCAAGGCGCTGCTGGCGAAGAAGGGCTACGACCCCGTGCTCGGCGCCCGTCCGCTGCGCCGGACCATCCAGCGCGAGATCGAGGACGTGCTGTCCGAGAAGATCCTCTACGGCGAGCTCAAGGCCGGCGAGATCGTGCTGGTCGGCACCACCGGCGAGGGCAAGGCCGAGACCTTCACCTTCACCGGCAACCCGCACCCCGGCGCCCTCGACCTCCCCGTCGTGGAGACGGTGGGCGACACCAGCGACTGA
- a CDS encoding DUF4397 domain-containing protein: protein MKTQRTHGLRATLAAAGVLTAAGLAALPAQAATGDATVTVVHGIPDTAVDVYVDGNRALSNFEFETVTDPISLPAGSHEIEVRPAGAAASSDPILELSPDLPAGANATVVAHLTAEGEPSIKPFINPTEAVPDGMGRLVVRHTAAAPAVDVLAGGEAVISDLSNPDEKMLMVPEGTVSASVAAAGTTDPVIGPVDLPVQSGQTLVVYAIGSLEGDTLTAVTQAYGSGGSAAPSTVNAGTGGQADGGTSAPLAVLTALAGAALVVAGSRRLAGASAKR, encoded by the coding sequence ATGAAGACTCAGAGAACCCACGGACTGCGCGCCACACTCGCGGCTGCCGGCGTGCTCACCGCGGCGGGGCTGGCCGCGCTGCCGGCGCAGGCCGCCACTGGTGACGCCACGGTCACGGTGGTGCACGGCATACCCGACACCGCGGTCGACGTCTACGTCGACGGCAACCGCGCGCTGTCGAACTTCGAGTTCGAGACCGTCACCGACCCCATCAGCCTTCCGGCCGGGTCGCACGAGATCGAGGTGCGTCCCGCCGGGGCGGCCGCCAGCTCCGACCCCATCCTCGAGCTGTCGCCGGACCTGCCCGCGGGAGCCAACGCGACCGTGGTGGCCCACCTGACGGCCGAGGGTGAGCCCTCGATCAAGCCGTTCATCAACCCCACGGAGGCCGTGCCGGACGGCATGGGGCGCCTGGTGGTGCGCCACACCGCTGCTGCGCCGGCCGTCGACGTGCTCGCCGGCGGGGAGGCGGTCATCAGCGACCTGAGCAACCCCGACGAGAAGATGCTGATGGTGCCCGAAGGCACCGTCTCGGCCTCGGTGGCCGCCGCCGGGACGACCGACCCGGTGATCGGGCCGGTCGACCTGCCCGTGCAGTCGGGCCAGACCCTGGTCGTCTATGCGATCGGCAGCCTCGAGGGCGACACCCTGACCGCGGTGACCCAGGCCTACGGCAGCGGTGGCAGCGCCGCCCCGAGCACCGTCAACGCCGGCACCGGTGGCCAGGCTGACGGCGGCACCTCCGCTCCGCTGGCCGTGCTCACGGCCCTGGCCGGGGCTGCCCTCGTCGTGGCCGGGTCGCGCCGCCTTGCCGGCGCGTCCGCGAAGCGCTGA
- a CDS encoding class F sortase: protein MTGLVAGALLLAAAGVGAVRGVGPQPGTDAGAVPAAVVAERPTTSASGPAAPSASPPPTRGSLTVAPDRSFRPTVLRVPAIGVDAPVVSTRVDATGALVVPESPREVGWWSGGAAPGAPYGTILMAGHVDSAEEGLGSLVDLSRTPVGASVTVRGAGGSSATYRVVARRSYPKATLPWRDLFRQDVRARLLLVTCGGEFDRRTGHYERNVVVFAVPS from the coding sequence ATGACGGGCCTGGTCGCCGGTGCCCTGCTGCTCGCCGCCGCCGGGGTGGGGGCGGTGCGCGGCGTCGGACCGCAGCCCGGAACGGACGCCGGTGCCGTGCCCGCGGCCGTTGTGGCAGAACGCCCCACGACCTCTGCGAGCGGCCCGGCCGCCCCGTCGGCGTCGCCGCCCCCAACCCGCGGGTCCCTGACGGTGGCGCCCGACCGCTCGTTCAGGCCCACCGTCCTGAGAGTTCCCGCGATCGGCGTCGACGCTCCGGTCGTGTCGACCCGCGTGGACGCAACGGGCGCGCTAGTGGTGCCCGAGAGCCCGCGCGAGGTGGGCTGGTGGTCCGGCGGCGCCGCGCCGGGCGCCCCCTACGGGACCATCCTCATGGCCGGCCACGTCGACTCCGCCGAGGAGGGGCTCGGCAGCCTGGTCGACCTCAGCCGCACGCCGGTCGGCGCGAGCGTCACGGTGCGCGGCGCCGGCGGCAGCTCGGCCACCTATCGCGTCGTCGCCCGGCGCTCCTACCCCAAGGCGACCCTGCCGTGGCGCGACCTGTTCCGCCAGGACGTGCGGGCACGCCTGCTGCTGGTCACGTGTGGCGGGGAGTTCGACCGCCGCACAGGGCACTACGAGCGCAACGTCGTGGTGTTCGCCGTGCCCTCGTAG
- the paaK gene encoding phenylacetate--CoA ligase PaaK produces MDNVVDTSRTPSLLRPPSVPADLESLRALQLDRLRWSLGHAYENVPHYRKAFDEAGVRPDDLRELADLARFPFTAKADLRENYPFKMFAVPREQVARVHASSGTTGRPTVVGYTKGDIDTWAEVMARSIAAAGGRPGDMVHVAYGYGLFTGGIGAHYGAERLGCTVVPVSGGMTERQVQLIADFRPRIIMVTPSYFLAILDEMEAQGIDPKETSLEIGIFGAEPWTEQMREEVQRRTNIRAVDIYGLSEVMGPGVSQEAGETQDGLHIWEDHFYPEIVDPVTGEVLPDGEEGELVFTSLTKQAMPVVRYRTRDLTTLLPGTAYPQFRRMAKITGRTDDMMIVRGVNVFPSQVEELILRVEGLAPHYLCVLTRPGRMDELTVRVEASAADVDEARRGAMARELQTLVKHRIGVTVAVEVVEPHALERSLGKARRIDDQRHLR; encoded by the coding sequence ATGGACAACGTCGTCGACACCTCTCGGACCCCGTCGCTCCTCCGCCCGCCCTCGGTGCCGGCGGACCTCGAGTCGCTGCGTGCCCTGCAGCTCGACCGGCTGCGCTGGAGCCTCGGCCACGCCTACGAGAACGTGCCCCACTACCGGAAGGCGTTCGACGAGGCCGGTGTGCGGCCCGACGACCTGCGCGAGCTCGCCGACCTGGCCCGGTTCCCCTTCACCGCCAAGGCCGACCTGCGCGAGAACTACCCCTTCAAGATGTTCGCCGTCCCGCGCGAGCAGGTCGCCCGCGTCCACGCTTCGAGCGGCACCACCGGGCGGCCCACCGTGGTCGGGTACACGAAGGGCGACATCGACACCTGGGCCGAGGTCATGGCCCGCTCCATCGCGGCGGCCGGGGGTCGCCCGGGCGACATGGTGCACGTCGCCTACGGCTACGGGTTGTTCACCGGCGGCATCGGGGCCCACTACGGCGCCGAGCGGCTCGGCTGCACCGTCGTCCCCGTCTCGGGCGGCATGACCGAGCGCCAGGTCCAGCTCATCGCGGACTTCCGGCCCCGGATCATCATGGTGACGCCTTCGTACTTCCTCGCCATCCTCGACGAGATGGAGGCCCAGGGGATCGACCCCAAGGAGACCTCTCTCGAGATCGGCATCTTCGGCGCCGAGCCGTGGACGGAGCAGATGCGCGAGGAGGTCCAGCGGCGCACCAACATCCGCGCCGTCGACATCTACGGCCTCTCCGAGGTGATGGGTCCGGGGGTCAGCCAGGAGGCGGGCGAGACCCAGGACGGCTTGCACATCTGGGAGGACCACTTCTACCCCGAGATCGTCGACCCCGTCACCGGTGAGGTGCTCCCGGACGGCGAGGAGGGAGAGCTGGTCTTCACGTCGCTGACCAAGCAGGCGATGCCCGTGGTGCGCTACCGCACCCGCGACCTGACCACGTTGCTGCCGGGCACGGCATACCCGCAGTTCCGGCGGATGGCCAAGATCACCGGTCGCACCGACGACATGATGATCGTGCGGGGCGTGAACGTGTTCCCGTCGCAGGTGGAGGAGCTGATCCTCCGGGTCGAGGGGCTCGCACCGCACTACCTCTGCGTGCTCACCCGGCCCGGCCGGATGGACGAGCTGACCGTGCGCGTCGAGGCCTCCGCCGCGGACGTCGACGAGGCGCGGCGCGGCGCCATGGCACGCGAGCTGCAGACCTTGGTGAAGCACCGGATCGGGGTCACCGTCGCCGTCGAGGTGGTGGAGCCCCACGCTCTCGAGCGCTCGCTCGGCAAGGCCAGGAGGATCGACGACCAGCGGCACCTGCGGTGA
- a CDS encoding trypsin-like peptidase domain-containing protein: MARRTLEKVAGILPPRAAGEADAGPPAEPARAGRRRWVLLALLVVVVAAAVVLLQSRPGTPALTQRDVDRAVDERVSKALEEQQNAPPVASVVYQAVLPSLVQVVTQDASGASVGTGAGVVVNASGAVLTALHVVDGAEGVQVRFSDGTRADAEVRTRRAEDDIAVLAVDQLPEVVVPAVLGGGAQVGQDVIAVGHPFGLSRTLTSGVVSGLDRSVRLDDGGELDGLIQFDAAVNPGNSGGPLLNEAGQVIGIVTGLANPADQAFFVGIGFAVPIQTAGGAVGAPPV, encoded by the coding sequence GTGGCGCGACGTACCCTCGAAAAGGTGGCCGGGATCTTGCCGCCGAGGGCCGCGGGGGAAGCGGATGCCGGCCCCCCGGCGGAGCCGGCGCGGGCGGGACGTCGGCGGTGGGTGCTCCTGGCCCTCCTCGTGGTCGTCGTCGCGGCGGCCGTGGTGCTGCTCCAGAGCCGCCCGGGCACGCCCGCACTGACCCAGCGCGACGTCGACCGCGCCGTGGACGAGCGGGTCTCCAAGGCCCTCGAGGAGCAGCAGAACGCGCCACCGGTCGCCTCGGTCGTCTACCAGGCCGTCCTGCCCTCGTTGGTGCAGGTCGTCACGCAGGACGCCTCGGGTGCCTCGGTCGGCACCGGGGCGGGGGTCGTCGTCAACGCCTCCGGTGCCGTTCTCACGGCCTTGCACGTGGTGGACGGGGCCGAGGGCGTGCAGGTGCGCTTCTCGGACGGCACCCGCGCGGACGCCGAGGTCCGCACGCGCCGCGCCGAGGACGACATCGCCGTCCTCGCGGTGGACCAGCTGCCCGAAGTGGTCGTGCCGGCGGTGCTCGGGGGCGGCGCCCAGGTGGGGCAGGACGTCATCGCCGTGGGGCATCCCTTCGGGCTGAGCCGCACCCTCACGTCCGGCGTGGTCTCCGGGCTCGACCGCTCGGTGCGCCTCGACGACGGCGGTGAGCTGGACGGCCTCATCCAGTTCGACGCCGCGGTCAACCCCGGCAACTCCGGCGGCCCGTTGCTCAACGAGGCGGGCCAGGTCATCGGCATCGTCACCGGCCTCGCCAACCCCGCCGACCAGGCCTTCTTCGTCGGCATCGGCTTCGCGGTGCCCATCCAGACCGCGGGTGGGGCCGTGGGCGCGCCGCCCGTGTAG
- a CDS encoding MoxR family ATPase, producing the protein MDPHRTGSEADQHPLEQLLYQVKKTIVGQDQLLERMLVALLARGHLLVEGVPGLAKTMAVKTLAQAMGGQFQRIQFTPDLVPADVVGTRIYNQQEGEFQVSLGPVFANLLLADEINRAPAKVQSALLEVMQERQVTIGRETYPAPDPFLVMATQNPIESEGTYELPEAQVDRFMLKVLVGYPSPAEEFVVVERMTGRLDPPQQVVTTDDLLAFQRQADAVYVDPAVIEYAVRLAGATRAPAEAGLPDLARYLSFGASPRASINLVRAAKALAFLRGRDYVLPQDARELALDVLRHRVVLSYEALADGLGADALLQPILSAVPLPEVPLREHTGGTQPGPDRTWTTHPR; encoded by the coding sequence ATGGACCCACACCGCACCGGCAGCGAGGCCGACCAGCACCCGCTGGAGCAGCTGCTCTACCAGGTCAAGAAGACGATCGTCGGGCAGGACCAGCTGCTGGAGCGGATGCTGGTGGCGCTCCTCGCCCGCGGGCACCTGCTCGTCGAGGGGGTGCCCGGTCTGGCCAAGACGATGGCGGTCAAGACGCTCGCGCAGGCCATGGGCGGCCAGTTCCAGCGGATCCAGTTCACCCCCGACCTCGTGCCCGCCGACGTCGTCGGAACCCGCATCTACAACCAGCAGGAAGGCGAGTTCCAGGTGTCCCTCGGGCCTGTCTTCGCCAACCTGCTGCTGGCCGACGAGATCAACCGGGCCCCGGCGAAGGTGCAGAGCGCGCTCCTGGAGGTGATGCAGGAGCGGCAGGTGACCATCGGCCGCGAGACCTACCCGGCACCCGACCCGTTCCTCGTCATGGCGACGCAGAACCCGATCGAGTCGGAGGGGACCTACGAGCTCCCCGAGGCGCAGGTCGACCGGTTCATGCTCAAGGTGCTGGTCGGCTACCCCAGCCCGGCCGAGGAGTTCGTCGTCGTCGAGCGCATGACGGGCCGGCTCGACCCGCCCCAGCAGGTTGTGACCACCGACGACCTCCTGGCCTTCCAGCGCCAGGCCGACGCCGTCTACGTCGACCCGGCAGTGATCGAGTACGCCGTGCGCCTCGCCGGCGCCACCCGCGCCCCGGCCGAGGCGGGGCTCCCCGACCTCGCCCGGTACCTGTCCTTCGGAGCCAGCCCCCGCGCCTCGATCAACCTCGTCCGGGCTGCGAAGGCGCTGGCCTTCCTGCGTGGCCGGGACTACGTGCTGCCCCAGGACGCCCGTGAGCTGGCGCTGGACGTGCTGCGGCACCGGGTGGTGCTCTCCTACGAGGCCCTCGCCGACGGCCTCGGCGCCGACGCGCTGCTGCAACCGATCCTCTCCGCCGTACCCCTCCCCGAGGTCCCGCTGCGCGAGCACACCGGGGGGACGCAGCCCGGACCTGACCGGACATGGACCACGCACCCCCGCTGA